A window from Carassius gibelio isolate Cgi1373 ecotype wild population from Czech Republic chromosome B3, carGib1.2-hapl.c, whole genome shotgun sequence encodes these proteins:
- the LOC127952716 gene encoding prolactin receptor-like isoform X1, with protein sequence MLCFLLLTLHWMTVTEALQSSKEDGKRPYIYRCRSPNMEIFTCWWHPIANQDNITYTLLYTMGERAPQECPDYVSGGINSCFFDAKHTQIWEMYCMNVTAHTHTGPITSRKHCLDVVEIVETDPPFNLTYIMLNESIGEEGRNVLVSWLHPIESLVHEQLMMLVYELRYRNLAQPDNWRVMERLREPHVEFLDLPVGRYEFSVRCRTTSNKHWSVWSESIIVTINGRALSDQMLALILVTSIAIMIFLFISLGNIRRGMCRIKSFFLPAIPKPRIPGLEPALLKKGKIDEIDQHFSSFHGYRSPQYCTETCSHVSVDTRPAVTPSIIQSDGIQEDVLIRTITPSVLIGPIKQYVTCPDGQQSVQTNCTPAPYCHSPAPYSEEDTPPPYPGPAHPELTSVPGMNYSMILSPAPTTPPTQDFYTCVNGVMPSGALHLVPYLLFNQRPDDEAEKKSQLATLLEMQKEVLLSTIESNPSEAGMPS encoded by the exons ATGGCAAAAGGCCGTATATTTACCGCTGCCGCTCGCCCAACATGGAGATCTTCACCTGCTGGTGGCATCCGATCGCTAATCAGGACAACATCACCTACACGCTCCTGTACACCATGGG TGAGCGTGCTCCTCAGGAGTGTCCTGATTACGTGAGCGGCGGCATCAACAGCTGCTTCTTTGATGCCAAACACACTCAGATCTGGGAGATGTACTGCATGAACGtgacggcacacacacacacggggccCATCACCTCTCGGAAACACTGCCTGGACGTGGTCGAGATAG TGGAGACCGACCCTCCCTTTAACTTGACATATATCATGCTGAACGAGAGCATCGGTGAAGAGGGCCGCAATGTTTTAGTGTCCTGGCTGCATCCGATTGAGTCTCTGGTTCATGAGCAACTGATGATGCTGGTCTACGAGCTGCGCTACAGAAACCTCGCTCAGCCAGACAACTGGAGG GTAATGGAGCGTTTGCGCGAGCCTCATGTGGAGTTTTTGGATCTGCCGGTGGGAAGGTATGAGTTCAGTGTGCGCTGCCGCACCACCAGCAACAAACACTGGAGTGTATGGAGTGAGTCCATCATCGTCACCATCAACGGCAGAGCTCTGTCCG atCAAATGTTGGCCTTGATCCTTGTGACCAGCATCGCCATCATGATCTTCCTCTTCATTAGTTTGGGGAACATCCGACGAGGCATGTG CAGGATTAAATCATTCTTCCTGCCAGCGATTCCCAAACCGCGCATCCCAGGGCTTGAACCCGCTCTGCTGAAG AAGGGGAAGATTGATGAGATCGATCAGCATTTCTCCAGTTTTCACGGCTATAGGTCTCCACAGTACTGCACGGAGACATgttcccatgtgagtgtggacaCGAGACCGGCTGTGACACCCAGCATCATCCAGTCTGACGGTATACAGGAGGATGTGCTGATCAGGACGATCACACCGAGTGTGCTGATTGGGCCAATCAAGCAGTACGTCACCTGCCCTGATGGACAACAGTCTGTTCAGACCAACTGCACCCCTGCACCGTACTGCCACAGCCCTGCCCCCTACTCTGAGGAGGACACGCCCCCTCCATACCCTGGCCCTGCCCACCCAGAGCTCACGTCTGTCCCAGGCATGAACTACAGCATGATTCTAAGCCCCGCCCCCACAACGCCGCCCACTCAGGACTTCTACACGTGTGTGAACGGTGTGATGCCCTCCGGCGCTCTACATCTGGTGCCCTACCTGCTGTTCAACCAGAGACCAGATGACGAAGCAGAAAAGAAGAGCCAGCTGGCAACGCTACTGGAGATGCAGAAGGAGGTGCTGTTGAGCACGATAGAGTCGAACCCAAGCGAAGCTGGCATGCCTTCATAA
- the LOC127952716 gene encoding prolactin receptor-like isoform X2, whose translation MLCFLLLTLHWMTVTEALQSSKEDGKRPYIYRCRSPNMEIFTCWWHPIANQDNITYTLLYTMGERAPQECPDYVSGGINSCFFDAKHTQIWEMYCMNVTAHTHTGPITSRKHCLDVVEIVETDPPFNLTYIMLNESIGEEGRNVLVSWLHPIESLVHEQLMMLVYELRYRNLAQPDNWRVMERLREPHVEFLDLPVGRYEFSVRCRTTSNKHWSVWSESIIVTINGRALSDQMLALILVTSIAIMIFLFISLGNIRRGMWIKSFFLPAIPKPRIPGLEPALLKKGKIDEIDQHFSSFHGYRSPQYCTETCSHVSVDTRPAVTPSIIQSDGIQEDVLIRTITPSVLIGPIKQYVTCPDGQQSVQTNCTPAPYCHSPAPYSEEDTPPPYPGPAHPELTSVPGMNYSMILSPAPTTPPTQDFYTCVNGVMPSGALHLVPYLLFNQRPDDEAEKKSQLATLLEMQKEVLLSTIESNPSEAGMPS comes from the exons ATGGCAAAAGGCCGTATATTTACCGCTGCCGCTCGCCCAACATGGAGATCTTCACCTGCTGGTGGCATCCGATCGCTAATCAGGACAACATCACCTACACGCTCCTGTACACCATGGG TGAGCGTGCTCCTCAGGAGTGTCCTGATTACGTGAGCGGCGGCATCAACAGCTGCTTCTTTGATGCCAAACACACTCAGATCTGGGAGATGTACTGCATGAACGtgacggcacacacacacacggggccCATCACCTCTCGGAAACACTGCCTGGACGTGGTCGAGATAG TGGAGACCGACCCTCCCTTTAACTTGACATATATCATGCTGAACGAGAGCATCGGTGAAGAGGGCCGCAATGTTTTAGTGTCCTGGCTGCATCCGATTGAGTCTCTGGTTCATGAGCAACTGATGATGCTGGTCTACGAGCTGCGCTACAGAAACCTCGCTCAGCCAGACAACTGGAGG GTAATGGAGCGTTTGCGCGAGCCTCATGTGGAGTTTTTGGATCTGCCGGTGGGAAGGTATGAGTTCAGTGTGCGCTGCCGCACCACCAGCAACAAACACTGGAGTGTATGGAGTGAGTCCATCATCGTCACCATCAACGGCAGAGCTCTGTCCG atCAAATGTTGGCCTTGATCCTTGTGACCAGCATCGCCATCATGATCTTCCTCTTCATTAGTTTGGGGAACATCCGACGAGGCATGTG GATTAAATCATTCTTCCTGCCAGCGATTCCCAAACCGCGCATCCCAGGGCTTGAACCCGCTCTGCTGAAG AAGGGGAAGATTGATGAGATCGATCAGCATTTCTCCAGTTTTCACGGCTATAGGTCTCCACAGTACTGCACGGAGACATgttcccatgtgagtgtggacaCGAGACCGGCTGTGACACCCAGCATCATCCAGTCTGACGGTATACAGGAGGATGTGCTGATCAGGACGATCACACCGAGTGTGCTGATTGGGCCAATCAAGCAGTACGTCACCTGCCCTGATGGACAACAGTCTGTTCAGACCAACTGCACCCCTGCACCGTACTGCCACAGCCCTGCCCCCTACTCTGAGGAGGACACGCCCCCTCCATACCCTGGCCCTGCCCACCCAGAGCTCACGTCTGTCCCAGGCATGAACTACAGCATGATTCTAAGCCCCGCCCCCACAACGCCGCCCACTCAGGACTTCTACACGTGTGTGAACGGTGTGATGCCCTCCGGCGCTCTACATCTGGTGCCCTACCTGCTGTTCAACCAGAGACCAGATGACGAAGCAGAAAAGAAGAGCCAGCTGGCAACGCTACTGGAGATGCAGAAGGAGGTGCTGTTGAGCACGATAGAGTCGAACCCAAGCGAAGCTGGCATGCCTTCATAA